The following are from one region of the Klebsiella aerogenes genome:
- the ubiB gene encoding ubiquinone biosynthesis regulatory protein kinase UbiB has translation MTPGELRRLYFIVRTFLSYGLDELIPKMRITLPLRIWRRMLFWMPNRHKEKPLGERLRLALQELGPVWIKFGQMLSTRRDLFPPQIADQLALLQDRVAPFDGKLAKQQIEQAMGGLPVEAWFDDFDIEPLASASIAQVHTARLKDNGKEVVIKVIRPDILPIIKADMKLIYRLARWVPLLLPDGRRLRPQEVVREYEKTLMDELNLLRESANAIQLRRNFEESPMLYVPEVYSDYCSEGMMVMERIYGIPVSDVEALEAQGTNMQLLAERGVQVFFTQVFRDSFFHADMHPGNIFVSYDHPENPQYIGIDCGIVGSLNKDDKRYLAENFIAFFNRDYRKVAELHVDSGWVPPDTNVEEFEFAIRTVCEPIFEKPLAEISFGHVLLNLFNTARRFNMEVQPQLVLLQKTLLYVEGVGRQLYPQLDLWKTAKPFLESWIKDQVGIPALVRAFKEKAPFWIERMPEIPELVYQSLQQSKQLQTSVDTIMRDVQVRHVRQGQSRYLFGIGAVLLLSGTLLFIHRPEWGMMPGWLMAGGVVTWLMGWRKTR, from the coding sequence ATGACGCCAGGAGAATTACGGCGCCTGTATTTTATCGTCCGCACCTTTTTGAGTTACGGGCTCGATGAGCTCATTCCCAAAATGCGTATCACGCTGCCGCTGCGTATCTGGCGGCGAATGTTGTTCTGGATGCCGAATCGCCACAAAGAAAAACCGCTCGGTGAACGCTTACGGCTGGCGCTGCAGGAACTGGGGCCGGTATGGATTAAGTTTGGCCAGATGCTTTCTACCCGCCGTGACTTGTTCCCGCCGCAAATCGCCGATCAGCTGGCGTTGTTGCAGGACCGCGTCGCGCCTTTCGACGGCAAACTGGCTAAGCAACAGATCGAGCAAGCTATGGGCGGACTGCCCGTCGAAGCCTGGTTCGACGATTTCGACATTGAGCCGCTGGCGTCCGCGTCTATTGCTCAGGTACATACCGCGCGTCTGAAAGATAACGGCAAAGAAGTGGTCATCAAGGTGATCCGCCCGGATATCCTGCCGATCATTAAAGCGGACATGAAGTTGATCTACCGCCTGGCGCGTTGGGTTCCTCTCCTGCTGCCGGATGGCCGCCGTTTGCGTCCGCAGGAAGTCGTCCGCGAATATGAAAAAACGCTGATGGACGAACTGAACCTGCTGCGCGAGTCCGCTAATGCGATTCAACTACGACGCAACTTCGAAGAGAGCCCGATGCTCTACGTGCCGGAAGTGTATTCCGACTACTGTAGCGAAGGTATGATGGTGATGGAACGGATCTACGGCATCCCGGTCTCAGACGTCGAGGCGCTGGAAGCGCAGGGCACCAACATGCAGTTGCTGGCGGAGCGCGGTGTACAGGTCTTCTTTACTCAGGTTTTCCGCGACAGTTTCTTCCATGCCGACATGCACCCGGGCAATATTTTCGTGAGCTACGATCATCCGGAAAATCCGCAATATATCGGTATTGACTGTGGTATCGTCGGCTCTCTGAATAAAGACGATAAGCGCTATCTGGCGGAAAACTTCATTGCTTTCTTCAATCGAGATTACCGTAAGGTTGCCGAGCTGCATGTGGATTCCGGTTGGGTTCCGCCTGATACCAATGTCGAAGAGTTCGAATTTGCCATTCGCACGGTTTGCGAGCCTATCTTTGAGAAGCCGCTGGCGGAAATCTCCTTTGGCCATGTGCTGTTGAATCTGTTTAATACCGCCCGCCGTTTCAATATGGAAGTGCAACCGCAGCTGGTTTTGCTTCAGAAGACATTACTTTACGTAGAAGGGGTAGGCCGTCAGCTCTATCCTCAGTTAGACTTGTGGAAAACGGCGAAACCTTTTCTTGAGTCGTGGATTAAGGATCAGGTTGGTATTCCTGCGCTGGTGCGTGCGTTTAAAGAAAAAGCGCCGTTCTGGATTGAGCGGATGCCGGAAATACCTGAGCTGGTGTACCAAAGCTTGCAGCAGAGCAAACAGCTGCAGACCAGCGTCGATACCATCATGCGCGACGTCCAGGTGCGACACGTTCGCCAGGGACAGTCCCGCTATCTGTTTGGTATAGGCGCCGTTTTGCTTTTAAGCGGTACGCTGTTATTTATCCACCGCCCGGAGTGGGGCATGATGCCAGGCTGGCTGATGGCTGGCGGCGTGGTGACCTGGCTTATGGGCTGGCGAAAGACGCGCTGA
- the tatA gene encoding Sec-independent protein translocase subunit TatA, protein MGGISIWQLLIVVVIVVLLFGTKKLSSLGSDLGASIKGFKKAMGDDEKSEKSTPDADFAAKTIADKQDDAKKDETKRHDKEQV, encoded by the coding sequence ATGGGTGGTATCAGTATTTGGCAGTTGTTAATTGTTGTCGTCATCGTAGTTCTGCTTTTCGGGACGAAGAAGCTGAGCTCGCTGGGGTCGGATTTAGGCGCATCGATCAAAGGCTTTAAAAAGGCCATGGGCGATGATGAAAAGTCAGAGAAATCCACGCCAGATGCAGATTTTGCAGCGAAGACTATCGCTGATAAACAAGATGATGCAAAGAAAGACGAGACAAAACGCCACGACAAAGAGCAGGTGTAA
- the ubiE gene encoding bifunctional demethylmenaquinone methyltransferase/2-methoxy-6-polyprenyl-1,4-benzoquinol methylase UbiE: MVEDSQETTHFGFQTVAKEQKADMVAHVFHSVAAKYDVMNDLMSFGIHRLWKRFTIDCSGVRRGQTVLDLAGGTGDLTAKFSRLVGETGRVMLADINDSMLKMGREKLRNIGIVGNVEYVQANAEALPFADNTFDCITISFGLRNVTDKDKALRSMYRVLKPGGRLLVLEFSKPILDPLSKAYDAYSFHVLPKVGELVANDAESYRYLAESIRMHPDQDTLKDMMQEAGFESVDYYNLTAGIVALHRGYKF, encoded by the coding sequence ATGGTTGAGGATTCACAAGAAACGACGCATTTTGGCTTTCAGACGGTAGCCAAAGAGCAGAAGGCGGACATGGTGGCGCATGTATTCCATTCTGTCGCTGCAAAATATGATGTGATGAACGATTTGATGTCGTTCGGTATTCATCGCTTGTGGAAGCGCTTCACCATCGACTGCAGCGGCGTGCGCCGTGGGCAGACTGTGCTGGATCTGGCGGGCGGCACCGGTGACCTGACGGCGAAGTTCTCCCGTTTGGTTGGCGAAACCGGCCGCGTTATGCTTGCCGATATCAACGATTCGATGCTCAAAATGGGCCGCGAAAAGCTGCGCAACATTGGTATCGTTGGCAACGTCGAGTACGTTCAAGCCAACGCCGAAGCGCTGCCATTCGCCGATAACACCTTTGACTGCATCACCATTTCCTTTGGCCTGCGTAACGTCACCGATAAGGACAAAGCGCTGCGCTCGATGTACCGCGTACTGAAGCCCGGCGGACGCCTGCTGGTGCTGGAGTTCTCCAAGCCGATTCTCGATCCGCTGAGCAAAGCCTACGACGCTTACTCCTTCCATGTACTGCCGAAAGTTGGCGAACTGGTAGCGAACGATGCAGAAAGCTATCGCTATCTGGCAGAATCCATCCGTATGCACCCCGATCAGGACACCCTGAAAGACATGATGCAGGAAGCCGGTTTTGAAAGCGTCGATTACTACAACCTGACGGCAGGTATCGTCGCGCTACACCGCGGCTATAAGTTCTGA
- the rfaH gene encoding transcription/translation regulatory transformer protein RfaH, whose amino-acid sequence MQAWYLLYCKRGQLQRAQEHLERQAVNCLMPTIALEKIIRGKRTTVSEPLFPNYLFVEFDPEVIHTTTISATRGVNSFVRFGAQPAMVPSEVIHQLSIYKPEGITDPETPHEGDNVLITDGAFEGLQAIFTEPDGEARSMLLLNLLNKQVLQSVKNTDFYKI is encoded by the coding sequence ATGCAAGCCTGGTACTTACTTTATTGCAAACGTGGGCAGCTTCAACGCGCCCAGGAACACCTTGAACGTCAGGCAGTCAATTGTCTGATGCCGACGATCGCGCTGGAAAAAATCATCCGCGGTAAACGCACCACGGTCAGCGAGCCTTTGTTCCCGAACTATCTGTTCGTCGAATTCGATCCGGAAGTTATCCATACCACCACCATCAGCGCAACACGCGGGGTGAACAGCTTTGTACGCTTCGGCGCGCAACCTGCCATGGTGCCCTCAGAGGTTATTCACCAGCTTTCCATCTATAAGCCGGAAGGGATAACCGACCCGGAAACGCCCCATGAAGGCGACAACGTGTTGATCACCGACGGCGCTTTTGAAGGCCTGCAGGCTATCTTCACCGAACCCGATGGTGAAGCCCGCTCTATGTTGTTGCTCAACCTCCTCAACAAGCAGGTCCTGCAAAGCGTTAAAAATACCGACTTCTATAAAATTTGA
- the tatB gene encoding Sec-independent protein translocase protein TatB has product MFDIGFSELLLVFVIGLIVLGPQRLPVAVKTVAGWIRTLRSLATTVQNELAQELKLQEFQESLKKVEKASLDNLTPELKASMDELREAAESMKRSYTAHDPEKASDEANTIHNPVVEGSEAQRQDVTPATAEHQASAPVHTPETAVDEQPASPAEVPAAKEKAAAAAPDSSPASSDKP; this is encoded by the coding sequence GTGTTCGATATCGGTTTTAGTGAACTATTGCTGGTGTTCGTGATTGGCCTCATCGTATTGGGGCCACAGCGACTACCTGTTGCCGTTAAAACGGTGGCTGGCTGGATCCGGACGTTGCGCTCGCTGGCGACCACGGTACAAAATGAGCTTGCCCAGGAGCTAAAACTGCAGGAGTTTCAGGAGAGCCTGAAGAAGGTGGAGAAGGCCAGTCTGGATAACCTGACCCCGGAGTTAAAAGCCTCGATGGATGAACTGCGCGAAGCGGCCGAATCCATGAAGCGTTCCTATACCGCCCACGATCCTGAGAAAGCAAGCGACGAAGCGAACACCATCCATAACCCGGTGGTCGAAGGCAGCGAAGCGCAACGCCAGGATGTCACGCCGGCTACGGCTGAACACCAGGCCAGCGCCCCGGTTCATACGCCGGAAACCGCTGTCGATGAGCAACCCGCTTCGCCGGCTGAAGTTCCGGCGGCCAAAGAAAAAGCCGCCGCGGCAGCGCCAGATTCTTCCCCCGCATCGAGTGATAAACCGTAA
- the tatC gene encoding Sec-independent protein translocase subunit TatC produces MGVDDTQPLISHLIELRKRLLNSIIAILVIFLALVYFANDIYQLVSAPLISKMPVGATMIATDVASPFFTPIKLTFMVSVILSVPVILYQVWAFIAPALYKHERRLVMPLLVSSTLLFYIGMAFAYFVVFPLAFGFLTHAAPEGVLVSTDIRSYLDFVMALFMAFGVSFEVPVAIVLLCWMGVTTPEDLRKKRPYVLVGAFVVGMLLTPPDVFSQTLLAIPMYLLFEVGVFFARFYTGKRLTRDEDAAAEEAEHKEES; encoded by the coding sequence ATGGGCGTAGACGATACTCAACCGCTAATTTCACATCTGATTGAGCTGCGTAAGCGCCTGCTCAACAGTATTATTGCTATCCTGGTGATCTTCCTGGCGCTGGTTTATTTCGCCAATGATATCTATCAGTTGGTGTCTGCTCCGCTTATCAGCAAAATGCCGGTAGGCGCGACGATGATCGCCACGGATGTCGCCTCTCCATTCTTCACGCCGATCAAACTGACCTTTATGGTGTCAGTGATCCTGTCGGTTCCGGTCATTTTGTACCAGGTGTGGGCCTTTATCGCCCCGGCGTTGTACAAACATGAACGCCGCCTGGTGATGCCGCTGTTGGTCTCCAGCACGCTGCTGTTCTATATCGGGATGGCTTTTGCCTACTTCGTGGTCTTCCCGCTGGCATTCGGCTTCCTGACCCATGCCGCGCCGGAAGGAGTACTGGTTTCCACCGATATCCGCAGCTATCTCGATTTTGTCATGGCGCTGTTTATGGCCTTTGGTGTGTCGTTTGAAGTACCGGTCGCTATCGTCCTGCTGTGTTGGATGGGGGTGACAACGCCGGAAGACTTACGTAAAAAACGGCCCTATGTCCTGGTGGGCGCTTTCGTTGTCGGTATGCTGCTGACGCCGCCGGACGTATTCTCGCAAACGTTGTTGGCGATCCCAATGTACTTGCTGTTCGAAGTCGGGGTATTCTTTGCCCGTTTCTACACCGGCAAGCGCCTGACGCGTGATGAAGATGCCGCCGCTGAAGAGGCGGAGCACAAAGAAGAGTCATAA
- the tatD gene encoding 3'-5' ssDNA/RNA exonuclease TatD, translated as MGVEMFDIGVNLTSSQFARDHDEVVARAQVAGVHGMLLTGTNLHESQQAQKLASRYANCWSTAGVHPHDSSTWTESVADDIHSLAREPQVVAIGECGLDFNRNFSTPQEQEKAFSAQLALAAELSMPVFLHCRDAHERFLALLKPWLDKLPGAVLHCFTGSRAEVRECLDRGLFIGITGWVCDERRGLELRELLPDIPADCLLLETDAPYLLPRDMKPKPSSRRNEPAYLPHILASVAGWRGEEAQWLEEVTDANVRKLFGVRF; from the coding sequence ATGGGAGTCGAGATGTTTGATATTGGCGTGAACCTGACCAGCTCGCAGTTTGCCCGCGACCACGATGAGGTGGTGGCGCGCGCCCAGGTAGCAGGGGTCCACGGGATGCTGCTGACCGGCACCAATCTGCATGAGAGTCAGCAGGCGCAAAAGTTAGCCAGCCGCTACGCCAACTGCTGGTCTACTGCGGGCGTCCATCCGCACGATAGCAGCACCTGGACTGAGTCGGTCGCCGATGACATTCATTCGTTGGCCCGCGAGCCGCAGGTGGTGGCGATTGGCGAGTGCGGTCTCGACTTCAACCGTAATTTTTCAACGCCGCAAGAGCAGGAGAAGGCGTTTAGCGCCCAATTGGCGCTGGCGGCCGAGCTGTCGATGCCGGTATTTTTACATTGCCGCGATGCCCATGAGCGTTTTCTGGCGCTGCTGAAACCCTGGCTGGATAAGCTGCCTGGCGCCGTTTTGCATTGCTTTACCGGTAGCCGCGCGGAAGTCCGTGAATGTCTGGATCGCGGGTTATTCATTGGTATTACCGGTTGGGTGTGCGATGAGCGGCGCGGTCTGGAGCTACGTGAGCTGCTGCCGGATATTCCGGCGGATTGTTTGCTGCTGGAGACCGACGCGCCATATCTGTTGCCACGCGACATGAAACCAAAGCCCTCCTCGCGGCGTAATGAACCCGCTTATCTGCCGCATATTCTGGCAAGCGTTGCGGGTTGGCGCGGCGAGGAAGCGCAATGGCTGGAAGAGGTTACGGATGCGAACGTCAGGAAGCTATTTGGCGTGCGCTTTTAA
- a CDS encoding SCP2 domain-containing protein: MPFAPLVTAGIETVLNTFLWRDRALKPARQRLLGKVLRVELKELSAPVVLAYSEQQIDVLGAWEGEADCTVITRLSVLPQLRNRQQLTALIRSGDLEVQGDLQVVQNMVSLCDLAEFDPAELLAPYTGDIVAEGVSKVLRGGARFLLKGVQSQQRYVAEAITEEWRLAPGPLEMAWFAEESAAVERTLAALEKRLETLEGK; encoded by the coding sequence ATGCCTTTCGCACCACTGGTTACTGCCGGTATTGAAACGGTTCTGAATACTTTTCTCTGGCGCGATCGCGCGCTCAAGCCGGCGCGTCAGCGCCTGCTGGGGAAAGTCCTGCGTGTAGAGCTTAAAGAGCTATCGGCGCCTGTTGTGCTGGCTTATAGCGAGCAGCAAATCGACGTGCTTGGCGCATGGGAAGGCGAGGCCGACTGTACCGTCATTACCCGTCTGAGCGTGCTGCCGCAGCTGCGCAACCGCCAACAGCTGACCGCGTTGATTCGCAGCGGCGATCTGGAAGTGCAGGGTGACCTGCAGGTTGTGCAGAATATGGTGTCGCTGTGCGATCTAGCGGAGTTCGACCCGGCAGAATTGCTGGCGCCGTATACCGGCGATATCGTGGCGGAAGGCGTTAGCAAAGTCCTGCGCGGCGGCGCTCGTTTCCTGCTGAAGGGCGTGCAGAGCCAACAGCGTTATGTCGCCGAAGCGATTACTGAAGAGTGGCGATTGGCGCCGGGCCCGCTGGAAATGGCCTGGTTTGCTGAAGAGTCTGCTGCCGTAGAACGTACGCTGGCCGCACTGGAAAAACGGCTGGAAACGCTGGAGGGCAAATGA